The proteins below come from a single Serinus canaria isolate serCan28SL12 chromosome 6, serCan2020, whole genome shotgun sequence genomic window:
- the GPAM gene encoding glycerol-3-phosphate acyltransferase 1, mitochondrial isoform X2, with protein MDETALSLGTIDVSYLSTSADCSISRCKHSTEEWGECNSRPTLFRSATLRWKEALLSRKRPFVGRCCYVCTPQSRDNFFNSSIPSLGLRNVIYINETHTRYRGWLARRFCYVLFVQERDVHKGMFAKNLTENVLNSSRVQKAIVDEASEPSTPGSFVQTDPKAINKVKKKARKILQEMVANVSPALIRLTGWVLLKLFNSFFWNIQIHRGQIEMVKAATEMNLPLIFLPVHKSHIDYLLLTFILFCHNIKAPYIAAGNNLNIPIFSTLIRKLGGFFIRRKLDQSPDGRKDFLYRALLYVHIEELLRQQQFLEIFLEGTRSRSGKTSGARAGLLSVVVDALFSNATPDVLIIPVGISYDRIIEGHYNSEQLGKPKKNESLWSIARGVFRMLRKNYGCVRVDFAQPFSLREYVNSQSQKPVPAPFSLEQALLPAILPSRPNDTVDESAEASLPNSRDITSEPFRRELISNLAEHILFTADKSCAVMSTHIVACLLLYRHRQGTDLSRLVEDFFSMKEEVLARDFDLGFSGNSDDVVMHAIHLLGNCVNITNTSRNNEFFITPSITIPAVFELNFYSNGILHVFIKEAVIACSLHAIQSRRYRNGTSGASPSLISQEHLVRKAASLCYLLSNEFTVSLPCQVIYQVCHESVERLIQYGILLVAEDDQEDVSPSLTEQQWNKKLPEPLSWRSDEEDEDSDFGEEQRDCYLKVSQSQEHQQYITFLQRLLGPLLEAYSSAVIFVHNFSGPVLESEYIQKLHRHLISRTERNVAVYAESATYSHVKNAVKVFKEIGVFKQTQQRKDTILELGTTFLPQSNRQKLLEFVMSFMVL; from the exons GATAACTTCTTCAATTCTAGTATTCCTTCTCTGGGTCTACGTAATGTCATATATATCAATGAAACACATACCAG GTACAGAGGGTGGCTGGCAAGACGCTTTTGCTACGTCCTTTTTGTGCAAGAGAGGGATGTTCATAAGGGTATGTTTGCCAAGAATCTGACAGAAAATGTGCTGAATAGTAGCAG AGTCCAGAAGGCCATTGTAGATGAAGCTTCTGAGCCAAGTACTCCTGGCAGTTTTGTTCAGACTGATCCTAAAGCTATCaacaaagtgaagaaaaaagctAGGAAAATTCTCCAGGAGATGGTAGCAAATGTATCACCTGCTTTAATCAG GTTGACTGGCTGGGTGTTACTGAAGTTGTTTAACAGCTTCTTCTGGAATATCCAGATCCACAGAGGTCAAATAGAAATGGTCAAAGCAGCAACAGAG ATGAATTTGCCTCTTATCTTTTTGCCTGTTCACAAATCCCACATTGACTATCTGCTGCTTACGTTCATTCTTTTCTGCCATAACATCAAAGCACCCTACATAGCTGCAGGGAACAATCTCAACATCCCCATCTTCAG CACATTGATCCGCAAGCTGGGAGGATTTTTCATTCGTCGGAAGTTGGATCAGAGCCCTGACGGTCGTAAGGATTTCCTCTACAGAGCTTTGCTCTATGTG CACATAGAAGAACTGTTGAGACAGCAGCAGTTTCTGGAAATATTCTTGGAAGGCACACGGTCTCGAAGTGGGAAGACCTCTGGAGCTAGAGCGGGTCTTCTGTCGGTGGTGGTGGATGCTCTCTTCTCAAATGCTACTCCCGATGTCCTAATTATTCCTGTGGGAATCTCCTATGATCGCATAATTGAAGGTCACTATAACAGTGAGCAGCTG GGCAAGCCTAAGAAGAATGAAAGTCTTTGGAGTATAGCTAGAGGAGTCTTCAGAATGCTGCGGAAGAATTATGGGTGTGTCAGAGTAGATTTTGCACAACCATTTTCCTTAAGA GAATATGTAAACAGCCAAAGCCAAAAACCTGTGcctgctcctttttctttgGAACAAGCTTTGTTACCAGCTATACTTCCATCAAG ACCTAATGATACTGTGGATGAGAGTGCAGAAGCCTCACTGCCCAACTCCAGGGATATCACCAGTGAACCCTTCAGAAGAGAGCTGATATCCAACTTGGCTGAGCACATTCTGTTCA CTGCTGACAAGTCCTGTGCTGTGATGTCTACCCACATTGTTGCCTGTTTGTTGCTGTACAGACACAGGCAG GGAACTGATCTTTCCAGACTGGTAGAAGATTTCTTCTCTATGAAGGAGGAGGTCCTAGCCCGTGACTTTGACTTGGGATTTTCAGGGAACTCAGATGATGTTGTCATGCATGCCATCCACTTGTTGGGGAACTGTGTAAATATCACAAACACAAGCAGAAACAATGAGTTCTTCATCACTCCCAGCATCACCATACCTGCTGTCTTTGAGCTCAACTTCTACAGCAATGGAATACTTCATGTATTCATTAAAGAGGCTGTCATTG cctgcagtCTTCATGCAATTCAGAGCAGGAGGTACAGAAATGGTACCAGTGGTGCTTCTCCCAGTTTAATCAGTCAAGAGCACCTGGTCAGAAAAGCTGCCAGCTTGTGCTACTTGCTTTCCAATGAATTCACTGTGTCTTTG CCTTGCCAGGTGATCTATCAAGTTTGCCATGAGTCTGTGGAAAGGCTGATCCAGTATGGCATTCTCCTGGTGGCTGAG GATGATCAGGAGGATGTTAGCCCCAGTCTTACAGAACAGCAGTGGAATAAAAAACTCCCTGAGCCATTATCTTGGAGAAGTGATGAGGAAGATGAAGACAGTGATtttggagaggagcagagagattGCTACCTGAAG GTGAGCCAGTCCCAAGAGCACCAGCAATACATCACTTTCCTGCAGAGGTTACTGGGACCATTACTGGAGGCATACAGCTCTGCTGTCATCTTTGTGCACAATTTTAGTGGTCCTGTTTTAGAGTCTGAATATATTCAGAAGCTACACAGGCACTTAATAAGCAGGACAGAGAGGAATGTTGCTGTGTATG CTGAGAGTGCTACCTACAGTCATgtgaaaaatgcagtgaaagtCTTCAAGGAAATTGGA GTTTTCAAGCAGACTCAGCAAAGGAAAGACACCATTTTGGAACTTGGCACTACGTTCCTACCTCAGagcaacaggcagaaactgcTGGAATTCGTCATGAGCTTCATGGTGTTATAG
- the GPAM gene encoding glycerol-3-phosphate acyltransferase 1, mitochondrial isoform X1 gives MDETALSLGTIDVSYLSTSADCSISRCKHSTEEWGECNSRPTLFRSATLRWKEALLSRKRPFVGRCCYVCTPQSRDNFFNSSIPSLGLRNVIYINETHTRYRGWLARRFCYVLFVQERDVHKGMFAKNLTENVLNSSRVQKAIVDEASEPSTPGSFVQTDPKAINKVKKKARKILQEMVANVSPALIRLTGWVLLKLFNSFFWNIQIHRGQIEMVKAATEMNLPLIFLPVHKSHIDYLLLTFILFCHNIKAPYIAAGNNLNIPIFSTLIRKLGGFFIRRKLDQSPDGRKDFLYRALLYVHIEELLRQQQFLEIFLEGTRSRSGKTSGARAGLLSVVVDALFSNATPDVLIIPVGISYDRIIEGHYNSEQLGKPKKNESLWSIARGVFRMLRKNYGCVRVDFAQPFSLREYVNSQSQKPVPAPFSLEQALLPAILPSRPNDTVDESAEASLPNSRDITSEPFRRELISNLAEHILFTADKSCAVMSTHIVACLLLYRHRQGTDLSRLVEDFFSMKEEVLARDFDLGFSGNSDDVVMHAIHLLGNCVNITNTSRNNEFFITPSITIPAVFELNFYSNGILHVFIKEAVIACSLHAIQSRRYRNGTSGASPSLISQEHLVRKAASLCYLLSNEFTVSLPCQVIYQVCHESVERLIQYGILLVAEQDDQEDVSPSLTEQQWNKKLPEPLSWRSDEEDEDSDFGEEQRDCYLKVSQSQEHQQYITFLQRLLGPLLEAYSSAVIFVHNFSGPVLESEYIQKLHRHLISRTERNVAVYAESATYSHVKNAVKVFKEIGVFKQTQQRKDTILELGTTFLPQSNRQKLLEFVMSFMVL, from the exons GATAACTTCTTCAATTCTAGTATTCCTTCTCTGGGTCTACGTAATGTCATATATATCAATGAAACACATACCAG GTACAGAGGGTGGCTGGCAAGACGCTTTTGCTACGTCCTTTTTGTGCAAGAGAGGGATGTTCATAAGGGTATGTTTGCCAAGAATCTGACAGAAAATGTGCTGAATAGTAGCAG AGTCCAGAAGGCCATTGTAGATGAAGCTTCTGAGCCAAGTACTCCTGGCAGTTTTGTTCAGACTGATCCTAAAGCTATCaacaaagtgaagaaaaaagctAGGAAAATTCTCCAGGAGATGGTAGCAAATGTATCACCTGCTTTAATCAG GTTGACTGGCTGGGTGTTACTGAAGTTGTTTAACAGCTTCTTCTGGAATATCCAGATCCACAGAGGTCAAATAGAAATGGTCAAAGCAGCAACAGAG ATGAATTTGCCTCTTATCTTTTTGCCTGTTCACAAATCCCACATTGACTATCTGCTGCTTACGTTCATTCTTTTCTGCCATAACATCAAAGCACCCTACATAGCTGCAGGGAACAATCTCAACATCCCCATCTTCAG CACATTGATCCGCAAGCTGGGAGGATTTTTCATTCGTCGGAAGTTGGATCAGAGCCCTGACGGTCGTAAGGATTTCCTCTACAGAGCTTTGCTCTATGTG CACATAGAAGAACTGTTGAGACAGCAGCAGTTTCTGGAAATATTCTTGGAAGGCACACGGTCTCGAAGTGGGAAGACCTCTGGAGCTAGAGCGGGTCTTCTGTCGGTGGTGGTGGATGCTCTCTTCTCAAATGCTACTCCCGATGTCCTAATTATTCCTGTGGGAATCTCCTATGATCGCATAATTGAAGGTCACTATAACAGTGAGCAGCTG GGCAAGCCTAAGAAGAATGAAAGTCTTTGGAGTATAGCTAGAGGAGTCTTCAGAATGCTGCGGAAGAATTATGGGTGTGTCAGAGTAGATTTTGCACAACCATTTTCCTTAAGA GAATATGTAAACAGCCAAAGCCAAAAACCTGTGcctgctcctttttctttgGAACAAGCTTTGTTACCAGCTATACTTCCATCAAG ACCTAATGATACTGTGGATGAGAGTGCAGAAGCCTCACTGCCCAACTCCAGGGATATCACCAGTGAACCCTTCAGAAGAGAGCTGATATCCAACTTGGCTGAGCACATTCTGTTCA CTGCTGACAAGTCCTGTGCTGTGATGTCTACCCACATTGTTGCCTGTTTGTTGCTGTACAGACACAGGCAG GGAACTGATCTTTCCAGACTGGTAGAAGATTTCTTCTCTATGAAGGAGGAGGTCCTAGCCCGTGACTTTGACTTGGGATTTTCAGGGAACTCAGATGATGTTGTCATGCATGCCATCCACTTGTTGGGGAACTGTGTAAATATCACAAACACAAGCAGAAACAATGAGTTCTTCATCACTCCCAGCATCACCATACCTGCTGTCTTTGAGCTCAACTTCTACAGCAATGGAATACTTCATGTATTCATTAAAGAGGCTGTCATTG cctgcagtCTTCATGCAATTCAGAGCAGGAGGTACAGAAATGGTACCAGTGGTGCTTCTCCCAGTTTAATCAGTCAAGAGCACCTGGTCAGAAAAGCTGCCAGCTTGTGCTACTTGCTTTCCAATGAATTCACTGTGTCTTTG CCTTGCCAGGTGATCTATCAAGTTTGCCATGAGTCTGTGGAAAGGCTGATCCAGTATGGCATTCTCCTGGTGGCTGAG CAGGATGATCAGGAGGATGTTAGCCCCAGTCTTACAGAACAGCAGTGGAATAAAAAACTCCCTGAGCCATTATCTTGGAGAAGTGATGAGGAAGATGAAGACAGTGATtttggagaggagcagagagattGCTACCTGAAG GTGAGCCAGTCCCAAGAGCACCAGCAATACATCACTTTCCTGCAGAGGTTACTGGGACCATTACTGGAGGCATACAGCTCTGCTGTCATCTTTGTGCACAATTTTAGTGGTCCTGTTTTAGAGTCTGAATATATTCAGAAGCTACACAGGCACTTAATAAGCAGGACAGAGAGGAATGTTGCTGTGTATG CTGAGAGTGCTACCTACAGTCATgtgaaaaatgcagtgaaagtCTTCAAGGAAATTGGA GTTTTCAAGCAGACTCAGCAAAGGAAAGACACCATTTTGGAACTTGGCACTACGTTCCTACCTCAGagcaacaggcagaaactgcTGGAATTCGTCATGAGCTTCATGGTGTTATAG